The following are encoded together in the Tepidiforma bonchosmolovskayae genome:
- a CDS encoding CAP domain-containing protein translates to MSAEEAALPAAGSPSVTELTPPAERPAPPDAVAEARATPLAPAAEPSPPPTPVPAASAPEPVAALPAAVSQPREFVSVQDRAVELLAAMNAARADAGLAPLTWDPDLAAVALARARDLIEHGYFDHYGPDGRSAFSELAARGIRYGLAGENLARNNYAEAKTVQAAFQGLMGSPGHRANILEPRFSRVGIAAVRSGRVWLYVTIFAD, encoded by the coding sequence ATGTCGGCAGAGGAGGCCGCGCTCCCCGCTGCCGGCTCCCCGTCTGTCACGGAGCTGACACCCCCGGCGGAGCGGCCGGCCCCGCCCGACGCAGTCGCCGAGGCCCGCGCCACGCCGCTCGCCCCCGCCGCCGAGCCGTCGCCGCCGCCGACGCCCGTGCCGGCCGCGAGCGCTCCCGAGCCCGTCGCCGCGCTCCCGGCCGCCGTCTCCCAGCCCCGCGAGTTTGTCTCGGTGCAGGACCGCGCGGTCGAGCTGCTCGCTGCCATGAACGCCGCCCGCGCCGACGCCGGCCTCGCACCGCTCACCTGGGACCCCGACCTCGCCGCCGTGGCGCTCGCCCGCGCCCGCGACCTCATCGAGCACGGCTACTTCGATCACTACGGACCTGACGGCCGCAGCGCCTTCTCCGAACTGGCCGCCCGCGGTATCCGCTACGGGCTCGCCGGCGAAAACCTCGCGCGGAACAACTACGCTGAGGCGAAGACCGTCCAGGCCGCGTTCCAGGGCCTGATGGGCAGCCCCGGCCACCGCGCCAACATCCTGGAACCGCGCTTCTCGCGCGTCGGCATCGCGGCCGTCCGCTCCGGCCGGGTCTGGCTCTACGTCACCATCTTCGCGGACTGA
- the uppP gene encoding undecaprenyl-diphosphatase UppP: MDLVRAVVLGIVQGLTEFLPVSSSGHLILIPALFGWDDQGLAFDVGLHGGTLLALLAYFWRDWYVMFRTGLADLARHGARVSNWRTDTRLLWLLALGSLPAGVVGFLFNDWIEAHVRQPWLVAIMLALMGTVMLLADRLAANRRPIATVGMTDALIIGVGQALALVPGVSRSGATVTAGLARGLRREDAVRFAFLLGTPAFVGALLLKSADLAALSGTEARDMLVGFATSAIVGFAAIHFLLRWVRTRSLLVFVLYRYAVAILALAIGAYRIA; this comes from the coding sequence GTGGACCTCGTTCGCGCCGTCGTGCTGGGCATCGTCCAGGGCCTCACGGAATTCCTCCCCGTCTCCAGTTCCGGCCACCTGATCCTCATTCCCGCCCTCTTCGGCTGGGACGACCAGGGCCTGGCGTTCGACGTCGGCCTCCACGGGGGCACGCTCCTCGCGCTGCTGGCCTACTTCTGGCGTGACTGGTACGTCATGTTCCGCACCGGCCTGGCCGACCTCGCCCGGCACGGCGCCCGCGTATCTAACTGGCGCACCGATACGCGCCTGCTCTGGCTGCTCGCCCTCGGCTCGCTGCCCGCAGGTGTCGTCGGCTTCCTGTTCAATGACTGGATCGAGGCGCATGTCCGCCAGCCGTGGCTCGTTGCCATCATGCTCGCGCTGATGGGCACGGTGATGCTGCTCGCCGACCGGCTTGCCGCCAACCGCCGGCCGATCGCGACCGTCGGCATGACCGATGCGCTCATCATCGGTGTCGGCCAGGCCCTCGCGCTCGTCCCGGGCGTCTCCCGCTCCGGCGCGACCGTCACCGCCGGGCTCGCGCGGGGGCTCCGCCGCGAGGATGCCGTCCGCTTTGCCTTTCTGCTCGGGACACCGGCCTTCGTCGGGGCGCTCCTCCTCAAGTCGGCCGACCTCGCCGCCCTCTCCGGCACCGAGGCCCGCGACATGCTCGTCGGCTTCGCAACTTCAGCCATCGTCGGGTTCGCGGCGATTCACTTCCTGCTCCGCTGGGTCCGGACCCGCTCGTTGTTGGTCTTCGTGCTCTACCGGTACGCGGTCGCCATCCTCGCCCTGGCCATCGGCGCCTACCGCATCGCCTGA
- a CDS encoding ferredoxin-thioredoxin reductase catalytic domain-containing protein, translating into MDRPSQASIDKMWAYARKYAEKSGTHFHPDPYITEGVILGLAANLDEYGRPLCPCNFYPSKDENGNWPEGLYLPKDEEVKRRTWICACDEMQIYKYCHCLLFVTEEGLPITEYLPEGHEGREIYGLVKDPTPDKGRALGRVLERQRAEGGHAE; encoded by the coding sequence TTGGACAGGCCGAGCCAGGCTTCGATCGACAAGATGTGGGCGTACGCGCGGAAGTACGCGGAGAAGTCGGGGACCCACTTCCACCCAGACCCGTACATCACTGAAGGGGTGATCCTGGGGCTGGCGGCCAACCTGGACGAGTACGGCCGGCCGCTCTGCCCGTGCAATTTCTATCCCTCCAAGGATGAGAACGGAAACTGGCCGGAGGGGCTGTACCTGCCGAAGGACGAGGAGGTGAAGCGGCGGACCTGGATCTGCGCATGCGACGAGATGCAGATCTACAAGTACTGCCACTGTCTCCTGTTCGTGACCGAGGAGGGCCTGCCGATCACCGAGTACCTGCCCGAGGGCCACGAAGGGCGGGAGATTTACGGCCTGGTGAAAGACCCAACGCCCGATAAGGGCCGGGCCCTAGGCAGGGTGCTGGAGCGGCAGCGGGCGGAAGGCGGGCACGCCGAGTAG
- a CDS encoding GNAT family N-acetyltransferase has product MPRAHPLVPRIAAAMREATLALGRHPTLSEVAEVAGFTCIDAGLGVSSANVALPTAVAGPAMPALREVAAWFAARGLNFRVDLPADAPSDLMAAAMTLGLRFRERQPVMLLERVWPAPLPGELDVRPVADDRDVQDFCAIDTLEFEDDPLLASIIAAARDAPAVRLLTGFLEGRPVARIAAMLHGDLATLHSLYVHPAFRRRGLGTEMTLRALALVRSEGAAAAALASTLAAVPLYERLGFQTIGATIVMGCDGPLS; this is encoded by the coding sequence ATGCCCCGGGCTCATCCCCTCGTTCCCCGCATCGCCGCCGCCATGCGCGAGGCCACCCTGGCGCTCGGGCGGCACCCGACGCTCAGCGAGGTCGCCGAAGTCGCGGGCTTCACCTGCATCGACGCCGGGCTCGGCGTCTCGAGCGCAAATGTCGCGCTCCCGACGGCGGTCGCCGGCCCTGCTATGCCCGCGCTGCGCGAGGTCGCAGCATGGTTCGCCGCCCGCGGCCTCAACTTCCGCGTCGACCTGCCGGCCGATGCGCCGTCCGACCTCATGGCCGCCGCGATGACCCTCGGCCTCCGCTTCCGCGAGCGCCAGCCCGTGATGCTCCTCGAGCGTGTTTGGCCCGCGCCGTTGCCCGGCGAGCTCGACGTTCGGCCTGTCGCCGATGACCGCGACGTCCAGGACTTCTGCGCGATCGACACGCTCGAGTTCGAGGATGACCCCCTGCTCGCGTCCATCATCGCCGCCGCGCGCGACGCCCCGGCCGTTCGTCTGCTGACAGGCTTCCTCGAGGGCCGGCCGGTCGCACGCATCGCCGCCATGCTCCACGGCGACCTCGCGACCCTCCACAGCCTCTACGTCCACCCTGCCTTCCGCCGGCGCGGGCTGGGCACGGAGATGACCCTCCGCGCCCTTGCGCTGGTCCGGTCCGAAGGGGCAGCCGCTGCCGCCCTCGCCTCGACGCTGGCAGCCGTGCCGCTCTACGAGCGGCTCGGGTTCCAAACTATCGGCGCCACCATCGTCATGGGCTGCGACGGCCCGCTGAGCTGA
- a CDS encoding putative quinol monooxygenase produces MITVVAKLQAQPGKEAELRAALTEMVAAVKEKEAGAVPAYSLHVSDSDPATFLFYENYRDAAAFEAHGKTDHMRALGAKLAGLLAGRPVIERYTKIAGVD; encoded by the coding sequence ATGATTACGGTCGTTGCGAAGCTGCAGGCCCAGCCCGGCAAGGAGGCCGAACTCCGCGCTGCGCTCACAGAGATGGTCGCCGCCGTCAAAGAGAAGGAGGCGGGAGCTGTTCCAGCGTATTCGCTCCACGTCTCCGACTCCGACCCGGCGACCTTCCTGTTCTACGAAAACTACCGCGATGCTGCTGCCTTCGAGGCCCACGGCAAGACCGACCACATGCGCGCCCTCGGAGCCAAACTCGCCGGGCTGCTCGCGGGCCGTCCCGTCATCGAACGCTACACGAAGATCGCCGGCGTCGACTGA
- a CDS encoding DinB family protein, translating into MTMPESERVRIREYLVAQAASRSIEELIERVEGGMAELFAAARAIPAERYGEHPPGDAWSPMDCLAHVVGWNLQVATAVLHVALTGERPENGPPELPRDRDRLLEAQAAGNASLYEHVRAADPGAHLEVRWEHPFFGQLNWREWLLFLRLHALDHGRQLAGMREALGA; encoded by the coding sequence ATGACGATGCCGGAATCGGAACGGGTGCGCATCCGGGAGTACCTCGTGGCACAGGCGGCGTCGCGGAGCATCGAGGAGCTGATCGAACGGGTCGAAGGCGGAATGGCCGAGCTGTTCGCCGCCGCGCGGGCTATCCCCGCGGAGCGGTACGGGGAGCATCCGCCCGGTGACGCGTGGAGCCCGATGGACTGCCTCGCCCACGTGGTGGGCTGGAACCTGCAGGTCGCAACTGCGGTGCTGCACGTGGCGCTGACCGGCGAACGCCCGGAGAACGGACCGCCCGAGCTGCCGCGCGATCGCGACAGGCTCCTCGAAGCCCAGGCGGCCGGCAACGCCTCGCTCTACGAGCACGTGCGTGCGGCCGACCCCGGCGCCCATCTCGAGGTGCGCTGGGAGCACCCGTTCTTCGGCCAGCTGAACTGGCGCGAGTGGCTGCTGTTCCTTCGCCTGCACGCACTCGACCACGGCCGGCAGCTGGCCGGGATGCGGGAGGCGCTCGGTGCGTGA
- a CDS encoding SDR family NAD(P)-dependent oxidoreductase — MAEWNRKPGFDLTGKKALVVGCANPAGRAIALALAEAGADVAVASATTDGEEMLEARRIAKAVTELGRRSFAQGWDVTLPTNVQVSMKQLGKEFGRPTILVYNADLPFAKPFDKVTDTEFARLQAVNQNGAFYTARSFVREFPEGEGPGRLIFVTSIFAERGVEGLAAYTAVKSGVIGLSTALSQELAARGFTSNCIATGWMDWTPGRGPDEIGANLLMRFIPMRRFGRADELGPLAVLLASEAAGYISGQVFHVDGGVSQHL, encoded by the coding sequence ATGGCTGAGTGGAACCGCAAGCCCGGCTTCGACCTGACCGGGAAGAAGGCGCTGGTCGTCGGCTGCGCCAACCCGGCCGGCCGCGCCATCGCGCTCGCCCTCGCCGAAGCCGGCGCCGACGTCGCCGTCGCCTCGGCCACGACCGACGGCGAGGAGATGCTCGAAGCCCGGCGCATCGCAAAGGCCGTCACCGAACTAGGGCGCCGCTCCTTCGCCCAGGGCTGGGACGTCACGCTCCCCACCAACGTCCAGGTCAGCATGAAGCAGCTCGGCAAGGAGTTCGGCCGCCCGACCATCCTCGTCTACAACGCCGACCTGCCGTTCGCAAAGCCGTTCGACAAGGTGACGGATACCGAGTTCGCCCGCCTCCAGGCTGTCAACCAGAACGGCGCCTTTTACACGGCGCGCAGCTTCGTCCGCGAGTTCCCCGAAGGCGAGGGGCCGGGCCGGCTCATCTTCGTCACCTCGATCTTCGCCGAGCGCGGCGTCGAAGGCCTCGCCGCCTACACTGCGGTCAAGTCCGGCGTCATCGGCCTTTCCACAGCGCTCTCACAGGAGCTCGCCGCCCGGGGCTTCACGTCCAACTGCATCGCTACCGGCTGGATGGACTGGACCCCCGGCCGCGGTCCCGATGAGATCGGCGCCAACCTGCTGATGCGCTTCATCCCGATGCGCCGCTTCGGCCGCGCCGACGAACTCGGCCCCCTCGCCGTCCTCCTCGCGTCCGAGGCCGCCGGCTACATCAGCGGCCAGGTCTTTCACGTCGACGGCGGCGTCAGCCAGCACCTGTAG
- a CDS encoding winged helix family transcriptional regulator yields MRDLRIRDTAELPPPVGLRVAVVSQGLDRACDRARELEASGYRVAAFGDPAAAAAAFERAEPDAVVVDLGREVGFPSEAIARLRRATGVPIIAVGCAGTTAEMLRCFEAGADEYCRPPCSTDEIDLRLRALLRRIEMTAGREVRPNGSTPGRVRVGAIEIDPASQTVWKDGREVPLSPTEYRLLWTLAEHAGEVVPSKALIARVWGNQYTGETHYLRLYIRYLRQKLEDDPSQPRYIVNRWGAGYALEEPEPAAMAV; encoded by the coding sequence ATGCGCGACCTGCGGATACGTGATACCGCGGAGCTGCCGCCGCCCGTCGGGTTGCGCGTGGCCGTCGTTTCGCAGGGGCTCGACCGGGCCTGCGACCGCGCGCGGGAGCTGGAGGCGAGCGGCTACCGGGTTGCCGCCTTCGGGGACCCGGCCGCCGCCGCAGCGGCGTTCGAGCGGGCCGAGCCCGACGCCGTTGTCGTCGACCTTGGCAGGGAGGTCGGCTTCCCGTCCGAGGCGATTGCCCGGCTGCGGCGGGCGACCGGGGTGCCGATCATCGCGGTCGGGTGCGCGGGCACCACTGCCGAGATGCTGCGGTGCTTCGAGGCGGGGGCCGACGAATACTGCCGGCCGCCGTGCAGCACGGACGAAATCGACCTGCGGCTGCGGGCGCTGCTGCGGCGCATCGAGATGACGGCGGGCAGAGAGGTGCGGCCCAACGGGTCGACGCCGGGGCGGGTGCGCGTGGGAGCGATCGAGATCGACCCGGCGTCGCAGACGGTCTGGAAGGATGGGCGCGAGGTGCCGCTTTCGCCGACGGAGTACCGGCTGCTCTGGACGCTGGCCGAGCACGCCGGTGAAGTGGTGCCTTCGAAGGCGCTCATTGCGCGCGTCTGGGGGAACCAGTACACCGGCGAGACGCACTACCTGCGGCTGTACATCCGCTACCTGCGCCAGAAGCTGGAAGATGACCCGAGCCAGCCCCGGTACATTGTGAACCGGTGGGGCGCCGGCTACGCGCTGGAGGAGCCAGAACCGGCGGCGATGGCGGTCTGA
- a CDS encoding metallophosphoesterase family protein, which yields MREPRPLRVVHTSDVHLGAYAGNDHPAWVERRRRMEAAFCRVIDLANRERADVLVLAGDIFDNDRVPAETVAWAAAQIGRFEGQAFLIPGNHDPMDPGSIYWRHDMEAIAKQLTIVRAHRGEIHEPEGLDLVVWGRAYLDSDWHFRPLDGLPERLDRRWHIALAHGHFVPEGGETYRSLPIHEHELAAARGHWDYFALGHWEPHADVSRHGVTAVYSGAPMPLSDANRRAGLCVIVDFDAGGVRWRTERVDG from the coding sequence GTGCGTGAGCCGCGGCCGCTGCGGGTGGTGCATACCTCCGACGTGCATCTCGGCGCGTACGCGGGAAACGACCACCCCGCATGGGTGGAGCGGCGCCGGCGGATGGAGGCTGCGTTCTGCCGTGTGATCGACCTCGCCAACCGGGAGCGCGCGGACGTCCTGGTGCTGGCGGGGGACATCTTCGATAACGACCGGGTGCCTGCGGAGACGGTGGCGTGGGCTGCCGCCCAGATTGGGCGGTTCGAGGGGCAGGCGTTCCTCATCCCGGGGAACCACGACCCGATGGACCCGGGGAGCATCTACTGGCGGCACGATATGGAGGCGATCGCGAAGCAGCTGACGATTGTGCGGGCGCACCGTGGCGAGATCCACGAGCCGGAGGGGCTGGACCTCGTGGTCTGGGGGCGGGCGTATCTCGACTCGGACTGGCACTTCCGGCCGCTCGATGGGCTGCCGGAGCGGCTCGACCGGCGATGGCACATCGCGCTCGCGCATGGCCACTTCGTCCCGGAGGGCGGGGAGACGTACCGGTCGCTCCCGATACATGAGCACGAGCTCGCCGCGGCGCGGGGGCACTGGGATTATTTCGCGCTGGGGCACTGGGAGCCGCATGCCGACGTGAGCCGTCATGGGGTGACGGCGGTCTACTCGGGTGCGCCGATGCCGCTGAGCGACGCAAACCGCCGCGCGGGGCTGTGCGTGATTGTGGACTTTGACGCCGGCGGCGTGCGGTGGCGGACGGAGCGGGTGGACGGATAG
- a CDS encoding O-antigen ligase family protein: protein MSVRRTAPADWLLAGAMATALAGVPAVFWPALYDDFTLPKQALLAASGGLTAAAVLWGGWRRTMPGWLQGVLGGWLAVVVAAAAAGLDWRGSVFGYYQYRQGIVTQFACAGLFAGGWALAASGRWRVFGAGFAGLAAAFAYTAVQAAGKDPFDWWIDTSDRAIGTIGNANELAAFAVISMGLVAFVPARRFAAGAAATWAAALFIVLEAESRSGLAAVLVFFVLVPVARWIAGEPGRPLLRAAPVIGLALGAVTVASLAAGGLEGTAARVSGQATRAETGGSTRLALWEGTLHVIAARPVLGTGPDGLHLGFPRWRPAHLGGAYEEYDLVAQSSHNSVLDTAANTGLVGLALLVALVGGCAAASIRAVRRARGRPGPDWPYAWAAMAAYGALTLLNPISLAAHALFFAMLGAMGAAAMARPVQPRPGSWGLLAGMPAAAAGVVIAVALPTADLRAQAGWDAFAGGEFSRAAERYQAAGRINPFERDYARRETVALVAAASVDPGRLPEAEAALRRFDRRFGFEAGDAFNLAAVLIGMGRSPEEVTPVITRAIRLNPNGAATAWYTRQLMEALHVGGVLVFDETDRWTYVVPLPEMPEHQEPD, encoded by the coding sequence GTGAGCGTTCGACGAACAGCGCCGGCCGACTGGCTGCTGGCCGGCGCAATGGCGACGGCGCTGGCCGGCGTCCCCGCAGTGTTCTGGCCGGCACTCTACGATGACTTTACCCTGCCGAAGCAGGCGCTGCTCGCCGCGAGCGGCGGGCTGACAGCAGCGGCCGTGCTCTGGGGCGGCTGGCGGCGGACCATGCCCGGATGGCTCCAGGGCGTGCTCGGCGGATGGCTGGCGGTCGTGGTCGCAGCTGCCGCCGCAGGGCTCGACTGGCGGGGGAGCGTGTTCGGCTACTACCAGTACCGGCAGGGCATCGTGACGCAGTTTGCCTGTGCGGGGCTCTTCGCCGGGGGCTGGGCGCTGGCGGCATCCGGCCGCTGGCGGGTTTTCGGCGCAGGATTCGCCGGGCTTGCAGCCGCGTTCGCCTACACGGCGGTCCAGGCGGCCGGGAAGGACCCGTTCGACTGGTGGATCGACACCTCGGACCGGGCGATCGGGACGATCGGCAACGCCAACGAGCTCGCGGCGTTTGCGGTTATCTCGATGGGCCTCGTGGCCTTTGTGCCCGCACGGCGGTTCGCGGCCGGTGCGGCGGCAACCTGGGCGGCAGCGCTCTTCATCGTGCTCGAAGCAGAGAGCCGGTCGGGACTGGCCGCGGTGCTGGTGTTTTTCGTGCTCGTCCCCGTGGCCCGGTGGATTGCGGGCGAGCCGGGGCGGCCCCTGCTGCGGGCTGCGCCAGTCATCGGCCTTGCGCTCGGGGCGGTGACGGTCGCGTCGCTGGCCGCGGGCGGGCTCGAGGGCACCGCCGCGCGGGTTTCGGGGCAGGCCACCCGGGCGGAGACCGGCGGCTCGACGCGTCTGGCCCTGTGGGAGGGCACGCTCCACGTCATTGCGGCCCGGCCGGTGCTCGGGACGGGGCCCGACGGCCTCCACCTCGGCTTTCCGCGCTGGCGGCCGGCCCACCTGGGCGGCGCCTACGAGGAGTATGACCTCGTCGCGCAGAGCTCCCACAACTCCGTGCTAGACACGGCAGCAAACACCGGCCTTGTTGGGCTGGCGCTCCTCGTCGCGCTGGTCGGCGGATGTGCGGCGGCGTCAATCCGGGCAGTTCGCCGCGCCCGGGGCAGACCGGGCCCTGACTGGCCGTATGCGTGGGCGGCGATGGCAGCCTACGGCGCGCTGACCCTGCTCAACCCAATTTCGCTGGCCGCGCATGCGCTGTTCTTTGCGATGCTGGGCGCCATGGGAGCGGCAGCGATGGCCCGGCCAGTGCAGCCGCGGCCGGGCTCCTGGGGATTGCTCGCCGGGATGCCAGCGGCAGCGGCAGGGGTCGTCATCGCGGTCGCCCTGCCGACCGCCGACCTCCGCGCACAGGCGGGGTGGGATGCGTTTGCGGGCGGCGAGTTTTCCCGCGCAGCGGAGCGGTACCAGGCGGCGGGGCGGATCAATCCGTTCGAGCGGGACTACGCCAGGCGGGAGACCGTCGCCCTGGTAGCCGCTGCATCGGTCGACCCGGGACGGCTGCCTGAGGCGGAGGCGGCACTGCGGCGGTTCGACCGGCGGTTCGGGTTCGAGGCGGGCGACGCCTTCAACCTGGCTGCGGTGCTCATCGGGATGGGACGTTCGCCCGAGGAGGTGACGCCGGTCATCACAAGAGCGATCAGGCTGAACCCAAACGGGGCCGCGACGGCCTGGTACACGCGGCAGCTGATGGAGGCGCTGCACGTTGGGGGCGTCCTGGTGTTCGACGAGACTGACCGGTGGACGTACGTCGTGCCGTTGCCGGAGATGCCAGAGCACCAGGAGCCCGACTGA
- a CDS encoding class I SAM-dependent methyltransferase has protein sequence MWLQGMPRERAAALRSALERHPSAVRGVEYPGWYFRRWHFLPDGYCSARSAALYDRLIRPLYWAGSEGRVVALLARWLERTGARRVLEVGPGPGRLLAALRARLPGIEFRAIELSPYFVAAATQRLGEGVVVHGDGRDLRRVSRVFDAVIAAHYVGHLPRHEQQAAIAALAEAARPGGTVVMVEHRWHRLRVPGELRPAARRAAGFSTLQFYRRFAGEGAGA, from the coding sequence ATGTGGCTGCAGGGAATGCCGAGGGAACGGGCAGCAGCGCTGCGGTCGGCGCTGGAGCGGCACCCGTCCGCGGTGCGGGGCGTCGAGTACCCGGGCTGGTACTTCCGCAGGTGGCATTTTCTTCCCGACGGGTACTGTTCTGCCCGGAGCGCGGCGCTGTACGACCGGCTCATCCGGCCGCTTTACTGGGCCGGGAGCGAGGGCCGGGTTGTCGCCCTGCTGGCACGATGGCTGGAGCGGACCGGTGCACGGCGCGTGCTCGAGGTGGGCCCCGGCCCGGGGAGGCTGCTGGCAGCGCTGCGGGCGCGCCTGCCGGGCATCGAGTTCCGCGCAATCGAACTCTCGCCGTACTTCGTCGCTGCGGCAACGCAGCGGCTGGGCGAGGGCGTGGTGGTCCACGGGGACGGGCGTGACCTGCGCCGGGTGAGCAGGGTGTTCGACGCGGTCATCGCCGCCCATTATGTCGGGCACCTGCCCCGGCACGAACAGCAGGCGGCGATTGCGGCGCTGGCCGAGGCTGCACGTCCGGGCGGCACCGTGGTGATGGTTGAGCACCGCTGGCACCGACTCCGGGTCCCCGGAGAGCTGCGGCCGGCGGCGCGCCGTGCGGCCGGGTTTTCGACTTTGCAGTTTTACCGGCGGTTCGCCGGGGAAGGAGCCGGGGCATGA
- a CDS encoding SDR family NAD(P)-dependent oxidoreductase, which yields MVLERLRLDGPPRKVVIVTGGGRGLGKAMAIALAEAGADICIASRTRAQLEEAAAEIRAASGRDPLIVPTDVRVREQCDELVARTVEHFGRLDVMLNNAGIGDRRGAGNRIQDLDDADWQDTIEVNLYSTFYCSRAAVRQLLKQGTGGVIVNVASGTALRSSPQSLAYAAAKAGVISLTKSLAAQVVGENIRVNCIIPGFVAQAPAQSEEEAAMRAQRGRFITVRRLGEAWELGPLAVFLCSDASSYITGESFVIDGGGLAGGVAPTGWVVTEPAEVRHG from the coding sequence ATGGTCCTCGAACGTCTCCGGCTCGATGGCCCGCCGCGCAAGGTGGTCATCGTGACGGGCGGCGGCCGCGGCCTCGGTAAAGCAATGGCCATCGCGCTTGCCGAAGCCGGCGCCGACATCTGCATTGCCAGCCGGACCCGCGCGCAGCTCGAAGAAGCCGCCGCCGAAATCCGTGCAGCAAGCGGCCGCGACCCCCTCATCGTGCCGACCGACGTGCGCGTCCGCGAACAGTGCGACGAGCTGGTCGCGCGCACAGTCGAGCACTTCGGCAGGCTCGACGTCATGCTCAACAACGCCGGCATCGGCGACCGCCGCGGCGCCGGCAACCGCATCCAGGACCTCGACGACGCCGACTGGCAGGACACGATCGAGGTCAACCTCTACAGCACGTTCTATTGCTCCCGCGCCGCCGTCCGTCAGCTGCTCAAGCAGGGCACCGGCGGCGTCATCGTCAACGTCGCCAGCGGCACCGCCCTCCGGTCGTCGCCCCAGTCGCTCGCCTACGCCGCCGCTAAGGCCGGGGTTATCTCGCTCACGAAGAGCCTGGCCGCCCAGGTGGTCGGCGAGAACATCCGCGTCAACTGCATCATCCCCGGCTTCGTCGCCCAGGCCCCGGCGCAGTCCGAAGAAGAGGCCGCCATGCGCGCCCAGCGCGGGCGGTTTATCACTGTCCGCCGTCTCGGCGAGGCCTGGGAGCTCGGCCCGCTCGCCGTCTTCCTCTGCTCCGACGCTTCCAGCTACATCACCGGCGAATCGTTCGTCATCGACGGCGGCGGTCTGGCCGGCGGCGTCGCCCCCACCGGCTGGGTGGTCACCGAACCCGCGGAGGTGCGCCATGGCTGA
- a CDS encoding DinB family protein: MHDLLDKAVEGMTAEQLNFRPQEGGVSAFFSLWHYVRTEDNIINWVAQQKPTVWLEGNYHEYFGLPRTSQGTGMTADEANAVRISDVAKWHEYQQKVWEATDRYLASMSPEEFDERKVTIKPLGEMSLWDGIYGVCLSHGYRHVGEIEYVRGVQGLGGLTI; the protein is encoded by the coding sequence ATGCATGACCTGCTCGACAAGGCGGTCGAGGGGATGACCGCCGAGCAGCTGAACTTCCGCCCGCAGGAGGGCGGCGTCAGCGCGTTCTTCAGCCTCTGGCACTACGTACGGACCGAAGACAACATCATCAACTGGGTGGCCCAGCAGAAGCCGACCGTGTGGCTGGAGGGCAACTACCACGAATATTTCGGCCTGCCCCGCACCAGCCAGGGCACCGGCATGACGGCCGACGAGGCGAACGCCGTCCGGATCTCCGACGTTGCGAAGTGGCACGAGTATCAGCAGAAGGTCTGGGAAGCGACGGACCGGTACCTCGCCAGCATGTCACCCGAGGAGTTCGACGAGCGGAAAGTCACGATTAAGCCGCTCGGGGAGATGTCGCTCTGGGACGGTATCTACGGCGTGTGCCTGAGCCACGGGTACCGCCATGTGGGCGAGATTGAGTATGTCCGGGGCGTGCAGGGGCTCGGCGGGCTGACGATCTGA